The following DNA comes from Corallococcus exiguus.
TACTCCATCGCGATGTAGTTGCACTGGGACGTGTTGCACGTGCAGGCCGTGCCGTCCGCGGGGCCGCCCGCGTGCAGTTCAATCAGGATGACGCCGCCCGCGCCCACCGCCGCCGCCGCGTTGGTGATGGCGCTCGCGCTGCTCTGCGCGCCAATGGCCTCCACGCCCGGCGACGCCGCGCTGGCGATGCCCGTCACGCCGTAGCCGTTGTTCGCGCCGACGATTTCACCCAGCACCGCGGTGCCGTGGTTGCGCCAGCCCAGGTCGTTGTACTGCGTGCCGCCAATGCGGAAGAACGCGGGGAAGTCCTCGTGCGAGGTGCGCCAGCCACCCTCGATGTCCACGATCTTCACGTTGGTGCCCCGGCCGCCCGTCTGCGTCCACGCGTAGGTCGCGTTGATGCCGGAGGGCGCCGCGTTGAGGTAGCCCTGGTTGGCCTGGTACAGCGGCGTGGTGGGCGGCAGGTCCGCCGCGGACAGCAGCGAGCGCAGCCCCGCCTCCATGGCGAAGTTCACCATCGCCGGCTCCGGGGGCGGCGCGGCGTAGGCCGTCTCCACGCTCCCCACGCGGTTGAGCGCCGCCACCAGGTCCGCCACGGTGTCCGCGGTGGTGCCGGGCAGCAGCGGTACTTCGAAGTACAGGTTCAGGTCCGCCAGCTGCTCGCCGCTCGACTTCTCACCGGACAGCTTGCTCGCGTCCAGCGCGGCCTCTTCCGCCTGGAACACCCGCTCCAGCACACCGATGCGCGGCGCGCGCTCCAGCAGCGCCACCACCTCCGCCAGGTCCGCGTCCACGCGCGCGGAGTCCAGGCGCAGGCCGGACAGCAGCTCACGCTCGCCCGCGCTGCGCTCGGAGGACAGGGCGCGCAGCGCGTTGTCGCGCAGGCGCACGTGGCTGCCCTCGTGGAACTTCACCACCAGCCGCTCCACGAACGTGCCCGCGGGCAGCTCCCGCCCCGTGGGCTTCGCCATGAGCGCGCGCGGCGCCAGCGAGGGGGCGGCGACAGCAGCGGGGGCCAACGCCAGCAGGGACACAGCCATGACCGCGCCGCGCAGGGGGCGCTGGGACAGCGTCGACTTCAGCATGGATTTCCTCCGGGATGGACAGCATCCCCACCATGCCACGCCGGTCTGTCATTCAAATCTGACTATTCTGTTATTTCTATCCTAGTGGTTTATTCGGCCCTCATTGAACCGGGCGGGCGTGCGGAGGTGTTCAGGTGGTTCCCTCGAACGGAACGGGGGGCCGGGCCAGGGCGCGCTCTGCGGACAGCCGGGCCTGATCCAGGGCGTCGAAG
Coding sequences within:
- a CDS encoding S8 family peptidase translates to MLKSTLSQRPLRGAVMAVSLLALAPAAVAAPSLAPRALMAKPTGRELPAGTFVERLVVKFHEGSHVRLRDNALRALSSERSAGERELLSGLRLDSARVDADLAEVVALLERAPRIGVLERVFQAEEAALDASKLSGEKSSGEQLADLNLYFEVPLLPGTTADTVADLVAALNRVGSVETAYAAPPPEPAMVNFAMEAGLRSLLSAADLPPTTPLYQANQGYLNAAPSGINATYAWTQTGGRGTNVKIVDIEGGWRTSHEDFPAFFRIGGTQYNDLGWRNHGTAVLGEIVGANNGYGVTGIASAASPGVEAIGAQSSASAITNAAAAVGAGGVILIELHAGGPADGTACTCNTSQCNYIAMEYWQDNYDAIRTATANGVVVVEAAGNGSANLDAAAYGGRFNPATRDSGAILVGASTATTRVPMCWTNFGQRVNVHAWGEQVVTTGYGDRFGSGYGEDQYYTSTFSGTSSASPIVVGAAVSAQGVAKANGRLLTSVQMRGLFVNNGTAQANDTRKIGPLPDLQKALPKVISGNF